A stretch of the Streptosporangium sp. NBC_01755 genome encodes the following:
- the folP gene encoding dihydropteroate synthase has product MTILQLRGREFRPGEFAIMAVVNRTPDSFFDRGRTYGFEAALEAVDGAVAGGADIVDIGGVKAGPGDEVDPTEEIRRVADLVTAVRRRHPRLIISVDTWRAEVGEVVAEAGADLLNDTWGGVDPNLAGVAAKHGIGLVCAHAGRVAPRTRPHRIAYTDVVADVIGYTVDLAERAVAAGVPRESILIDPAHDFGKNTWHSLEVSRRLNEMVATGWPVLVAVSNKDFVGETLGGLPVDERHAGTMATLAVSAWQGARVFRVHDAASARAALGTVAGLRR; this is encoded by the coding sequence ATGACTATTCTGCAGCTGCGAGGCCGTGAGTTCCGGCCCGGCGAGTTCGCGATCATGGCGGTGGTCAACCGCACCCCCGACTCCTTCTTCGACCGGGGAAGGACGTACGGTTTCGAGGCGGCCCTGGAGGCGGTGGACGGCGCCGTCGCGGGAGGCGCGGACATCGTCGACATCGGCGGCGTCAAGGCGGGTCCCGGCGACGAGGTCGACCCCACCGAGGAGATCCGCCGGGTGGCCGACCTGGTCACCGCGGTCAGACGACGCCACCCCCGGCTCATCATCAGCGTCGACACCTGGCGCGCGGAGGTCGGCGAGGTCGTCGCCGAGGCGGGCGCCGACCTGCTCAACGACACCTGGGGCGGGGTCGACCCCAACCTGGCCGGTGTCGCGGCCAAGCACGGCATCGGCCTGGTCTGCGCGCACGCCGGACGGGTAGCCCCCCGCACCCGCCCGCACCGCATCGCCTACACCGACGTGGTCGCCGATGTCATCGGCTACACCGTCGACCTCGCCGAGCGCGCCGTCGCCGCGGGGGTGCCCAGGGAGTCGATCCTCATCGACCCGGCGCACGACTTCGGTAAGAACACCTGGCACTCCCTGGAGGTCAGCCGCCGGCTGAACGAGATGGTCGCCACCGGCTGGCCGGTGCTCGTCGCGGTCTCCAACAAGGACTTCGTCGGTGAGACCCTCGGCGGGCTCCCGGTGGACGAGCGTCACGCGGGAACCATGGCCACGCTGGCGGTCTCCGCCTGGCAGGGAGCCCGGGTCTTCCGGGTCCACGACGCCGCGTCCGCACGCGCCGCCCTGGGCACCGTCGCCGGGCTCCGGCGATGA
- a CDS encoding LCP family protein: protein MSDGAQGAPDGQGTLPPPPRPAGGPPPGPGGPPPRPAGGPPPGPGGRPRFARPLTVGALIGWTALSAILPGAAHLRSGRRRVGYILLTIFGVLLLTALVGGLVLSGGGNTGFFARDSTLTTGATLAIVGAIAWFLLVLFSYISLGPERLSGRGQIVSGIAVGLLCVSVMAPFALTASTVLTIKDAANSIFESNADKASAVPIKHEDPWGGRDRVNFLLIGGDGAGNREGVRTDSINVASVHVATGNTAMFSLPRNLQHVRFTPGTTLAKQFPNGFMRELPNGGLLNEVWQYAEDHPEVMPGKKTGQRGPAALMDAIGYTLNLKIDYYALVNMYGFAHLVDAIGGLRIKVERDVPWGGLYGTAGTIKTGYQKLSGEEALWYGRSRVGSDDFSRMARQRCVIGAFAQQATPSVVLTNFAKIANAAKKSAKTDIPRELLEHITELGLKVKDARIVSLQFVPPEFYTGSPDWQKIRAATARTLRQSLRPARRPQAAGVTASPGTSGATPAATPKPSRSTTVQPSQTPTQNGNAQSLDDACGF from the coding sequence GTGTCAGACGGGGCCCAGGGCGCTCCCGATGGACAGGGGACGCTCCCCCCGCCACCCCGACCGGCCGGTGGACCACCACCCGGTCCCGGCGGACCACCACCCCGACCGGCCGGTGGACCACCACCCGGTCCCGGCGGACGGCCCCGCTTCGCCAGGCCGCTGACGGTCGGCGCGCTCATCGGCTGGACCGCACTGTCGGCGATTCTCCCCGGTGCGGCGCACCTGCGGTCGGGACGCCGCCGTGTCGGATACATCCTGCTAACGATCTTCGGTGTGCTGCTGCTCACCGCCCTGGTCGGCGGGCTCGTCCTCAGCGGCGGGGGAAACACCGGATTCTTCGCCCGTGACAGCACGCTGACGACCGGGGCGACCCTGGCCATCGTCGGCGCGATCGCCTGGTTCCTGCTAGTGCTCTTCTCCTACATCTCCCTGGGGCCGGAAAGGCTCAGCGGCAGGGGGCAGATCGTGTCGGGCATCGCGGTGGGCCTGCTGTGCGTGTCGGTGATGGCGCCGTTCGCGCTGACCGCGAGCACCGTGCTGACCATCAAGGACGCGGCCAACAGCATCTTCGAGAGCAACGCGGACAAAGCGTCGGCCGTACCTATCAAGCACGAGGACCCGTGGGGCGGGCGCGATCGGGTGAACTTCCTGCTCATCGGCGGTGACGGGGCCGGGAACCGGGAAGGCGTGCGGACCGACAGCATAAACGTGGCCAGCGTGCACGTCGCGACCGGCAACACCGCCATGTTCAGCCTTCCCCGTAACCTTCAGCACGTCCGCTTCACACCGGGCACCACGCTCGCCAAGCAGTTCCCCAACGGCTTCATGCGCGAGTTGCCCAACGGCGGCCTGCTCAACGAGGTCTGGCAGTACGCCGAGGACCACCCCGAGGTCATGCCCGGCAAGAAGACGGGGCAGCGAGGCCCCGCGGCGCTCATGGACGCCATCGGCTACACGCTCAATCTGAAGATCGACTACTACGCCCTGGTGAACATGTACGGCTTCGCCCACCTGGTCGACGCCATCGGCGGTCTGAGGATCAAGGTGGAGCGCGACGTCCCGTGGGGCGGCCTCTACGGCACCGCCGGGACCATCAAGACCGGATACCAGAAGCTCTCCGGCGAGGAGGCACTCTGGTACGGGCGCTCCCGCGTCGGCAGCGACGACTTCTCCCGGATGGCCCGCCAGCGCTGCGTCATCGGCGCCTTCGCCCAGCAGGCCACTCCCTCGGTGGTGCTCACCAACTTCGCCAAGATCGCAAATGCGGCCAAGAAGTCCGCCAAGACCGACATTCCCCGCGAGTTGCTTGAGCACATCACCGAACTGGGGCTGAAGGTCAAGGACGCCAGGATCGTCAGCCTCCAGTTCGTGCCGCCGGAGTTCTACACCGGCTCGCCGGACTGGCAAAAGATCCGGGCCGCGACCGCCAGGACGCTGCGCCAGTCGCTGAGGCCCGCCCGCCGCCCCCAGGCCGCGGGGGTGACCGCCTCCCCCGGCACGAGCGGCGCGACGCCCGCCGCCACGCCCAAGCCCTCCAGGAGCACGACGGTCCAGCCGAGCCAGACCCCCACCCAGAACGGCAACGCCCAGTCGCTGGACGATGCCTGCGGGTTCTGA
- a CDS encoding LysR family transcriptional regulator produces the protein MNLQQLRYVVATAEHRTMTDAARSLYIAQPALSRAIRDLERELGMTLFARSGRGVVVTAQGRRVVKLAREALDAVREIEALSTHGHASEAELRIASIPSLEPGLAGRLLPAYTAEHPGVRIHIVRCDGRDGVVSAIRDQRADLGLTDLPVPTDLVSHPLERQEIVLISPPGVDLPDPVPMRRLNGMRLVLPVPGSSRRREFDALFAKHGVAPVVATQLDERGNWLGTVRSGTASMLWYRGMAEQAARAGLVVRTLDPSVRRVIAIVHARRRLPAIAQEFLSVAESGSAA, from the coding sequence ATGAATCTGCAGCAGCTCCGCTATGTGGTCGCGACGGCGGAGCATCGCACCATGACCGACGCGGCCAGATCGCTGTACATCGCGCAACCCGCGCTCTCCCGTGCGATCAGGGATCTGGAACGAGAACTCGGGATGACGTTGTTCGCACGTTCCGGACGTGGCGTGGTCGTCACGGCGCAGGGACGCCGGGTGGTCAAGCTGGCCCGGGAGGCACTCGACGCCGTTCGCGAGATCGAGGCACTGTCCACGCACGGCCACGCATCCGAGGCGGAGCTCCGCATCGCCTCGATACCCAGCCTCGAACCGGGGCTGGCCGGTCGCCTTCTCCCCGCGTACACCGCGGAACATCCCGGGGTACGCATTCACATTGTCCGCTGTGACGGGCGGGACGGCGTGGTGAGCGCCATCAGGGACCAGCGGGCCGACCTCGGCCTGACGGATCTGCCCGTCCCCACCGATCTGGTCAGCCACCCGCTGGAGCGCCAGGAGATCGTGCTGATCTCCCCGCCCGGTGTGGACCTGCCCGACCCGGTGCCGATGAGGAGACTCAACGGCATGCGGCTGGTGCTGCCGGTTCCCGGCAGCTCCCGGCGCAGGGAGTTCGACGCGCTCTTCGCCAAACACGGTGTGGCCCCCGTGGTGGCGACGCAGCTCGACGAGCGCGGCAACTGGCTGGGCACCGTCCGTTCGGGTACGGCCTCGATGCTCTGGTACCGGGGGATGGCCGAGCAGGCCGCCCGCGCCGGACTCGTGGTCCGCACCCTCGATCCCTCGGTCCGCCGGGTGATCGCGATCGTTCACGCGCGACGGCGGCTGCCCGCCATCGCCCAGGAGTTCCTGTCCGTGGCCGAAAGTGGGTCGGCCGCGTAG
- a CDS encoding TetR family transcriptional regulator, giving the protein MTSGDGSRREPILRVATSLFAALGYDSASISQIAEAAGLSVELVAGLDLDALDDAAFGELAAAVGVDPGGSGQPEMAVVNAVLDALPADRREAVLIRFLSVIYS; this is encoded by the coding sequence ATGACTTCCGGTGACGGCAGCCGGCGAGAGCCGATCCTCCGGGTCGCGACCAGCCTGTTCGCCGCCCTGGGATATGACAGCGCGTCCATCAGCCAGATCGCCGAGGCCGCCGGGCTGAGCGTGGAGCTGGTCGCGGGCCTGGATCTGGACGCGTTGGACGACGCCGCCTTCGGCGAGTTGGCGGCCGCGGTCGGGGTGGATCCAGGCGGTTCGGGACAGCCGGAGATGGCCGTGGTCAACGCCGTCCTGGACGCCCTTCCCGCCGACCGCCGGGAGGCGGTCCTGATCCGCTTCCTGTCGGTCATCTACTCTTGA
- a CDS encoding spermidine synthase → MTAAAETTPPPHPDVRHTHWLGTRPRLIVASGFMLFLELALIRWTGSNIVHLSYFTNFVLLGSFLGIGLGFLRVGRSTRQPYYSPIVLAVLVLVVLIFPVTVDRQTEGVLYWTSLSASGPPAWLILPVIFAAAAIVLMGPAELVGRCFPELDRLEAYRYDLIGSLSGIGLFTALSFLSAPPVVWGTIAAIAYAVLLWPRRVWARVALLVPSLVIVGALAMETLTAGALWSPYYKVTYERGYWNDVPLMDIKVNGIPHQQATPAKSRLEWERQYALPYERAASGRLDDVLIVGAGSGTDVSIALSKGAKRVDAVEIDPKLLELGRSYHPDRPYDDPRVTTHVTDGRAFLERTSDKYDLILFALPDSLTLVSGASSLRLESYLFTQQAMEAARDHLKPGGTFSMYNYYRETWLVDRLGATMQAAFGHKPCVDIVSEAGQQAVITAGLTTEAQTCGAEWAGATADTPPPSGDDRPFLYLKDRTIPQIYIITLGLILIVSLLAVRAVAGPYRRMRPYADLFLLGVAFLLLETKSVTGFALLFGTTWVVNAIVFGGVLVAVLAAVEVTRRFRVPSLPVMYGVLLAGLVLAWLVPNSWLLGLPLPLRAVVAVVVAFLPIFAANVVFAKRFADSADATVSFGANLLGAMVGGCLEYLALVIGYQALLIVAGLVYLGAFALLPRTTRTVGAG, encoded by the coding sequence ATGACCGCAGCGGCGGAGACGACGCCACCCCCTCATCCCGATGTCCGGCACACGCACTGGCTGGGCACCCGGCCCAGGCTGATCGTGGCCAGTGGTTTCATGCTCTTCCTGGAGCTGGCTTTGATCCGGTGGACCGGGTCGAACATCGTTCATCTGAGTTACTTCACCAACTTCGTCCTGCTGGGATCCTTCCTCGGTATCGGGCTCGGCTTCCTGCGGGTGGGGCGCAGTACCCGACAGCCCTACTACTCGCCGATCGTGCTGGCGGTCCTGGTCCTGGTCGTGCTGATCTTCCCGGTGACCGTGGACCGCCAGACCGAGGGCGTCCTGTACTGGACGAGCCTGAGCGCCAGCGGGCCGCCGGCCTGGCTGATCCTGCCGGTGATCTTCGCCGCGGCGGCGATCGTGCTGATGGGCCCGGCCGAGCTGGTCGGCCGGTGCTTCCCCGAGCTCGACCGGCTGGAGGCCTACCGCTACGACCTGATCGGCAGCCTCAGCGGCATCGGGCTGTTCACCGCGCTGTCGTTCCTCAGCGCGCCCCCGGTGGTGTGGGGGACGATCGCCGCGATCGCCTACGCGGTGCTGCTCTGGCCCCGCAGGGTCTGGGCCCGGGTGGCGCTGCTGGTGCCGTCGCTGGTCATCGTCGGTGCCCTCGCGATGGAGACGCTGACGGCGGGGGCGCTGTGGTCGCCCTACTACAAGGTGACCTACGAGCGTGGCTACTGGAACGACGTGCCGCTGATGGACATCAAGGTCAACGGCATCCCGCACCAGCAGGCCACCCCGGCGAAAAGCCGCCTGGAGTGGGAGCGCCAGTACGCCCTGCCGTACGAGCGGGCCGCCTCGGGCAGGCTGGACGACGTGCTGATCGTGGGCGCGGGCAGCGGCACCGACGTGTCGATCGCGCTGTCCAAGGGGGCCAAGCGCGTTGACGCCGTGGAGATCGACCCCAAGCTGCTTGAGCTCGGCCGCTCCTACCACCCGGACAGGCCCTACGACGATCCCCGGGTCACCACCCACGTCACCGACGGCCGCGCCTTCCTGGAGAGAACCTCCGACAAGTACGACCTGATCCTCTTCGCGCTGCCCGACTCGCTCACCCTGGTCTCCGGGGCGAGTTCGCTGCGGCTGGAGAGCTACCTGTTCACCCAGCAGGCGATGGAGGCGGCCAGGGACCACCTCAAGCCCGGCGGTACCTTCTCGATGTACAACTACTACCGCGAGACCTGGCTGGTCGACCGGCTCGGCGCGACCATGCAGGCCGCCTTCGGCCACAAGCCCTGCGTCGACATCGTCAGCGAGGCCGGCCAGCAGGCGGTGATCACCGCAGGTCTCACCACCGAGGCGCAGACGTGCGGCGCCGAGTGGGCGGGGGCGACCGCCGACACCCCGCCGCCGAGCGGTGACGACCGGCCCTTCCTCTACCTGAAGGACCGGACGATCCCGCAGATCTACATCATCACCCTCGGCCTGATCCTCATCGTCAGCCTGCTCGCCGTCCGGGCCGTCGCCGGCCCGTACCGGCGCATGCGCCCGTACGCCGACCTCTTCCTGCTCGGCGTGGCGTTCCTGCTGCTGGAGACCAAGAGCGTCACCGGGTTCGCGCTGCTGTTCGGCACCACCTGGGTGGTGAACGCGATCGTGTTCGGCGGAGTGCTGGTCGCCGTGCTCGCCGCGGTGGAGGTGACCCGACGCTTCAGGGTGCCGTCCCTGCCGGTGATGTACGGTGTGCTGCTCGCCGGGCTGGTCCTGGCCTGGTTGGTGCCCAACTCCTGGCTGCTGGGCCTGCCGCTGCCGCTGCGCGCGGTGGTCGCCGTGGTCGTGGCGTTCCTGCCGATCTTCGCGGCCAACGTGGTGTTCGCCAAGCGCTTTGCCGACTCCGCCGACGCCACCGTGTCCTTCGGCGCCAATCTGCTGGGCGCGATGGTCGGCGGCTGCCTGGAGTATCTGGCACTGGTCATCGGCTACCAGGCGCTGCTGATCGTGGCGGGCCTCGTCTATCTCGGCGCCTTCGCCCTGCTGCCCAGGACCACCAGGACCGTCGGGGCGGGCTGA